The Chrysoperla carnea chromosome X, inChrCarn1.1, whole genome shotgun sequence genome includes a region encoding these proteins:
- the LOC123302292 gene encoding LOW QUALITY PROTEIN: histone H2B-like (The sequence of the model RefSeq protein was modified relative to this genomic sequence to represent the inferred CDS: inserted 1 base in 1 codon; substituted 1 base at 1 genomic stop codon) — MPSKTKSSQNKRKRKESYAIYINKVLKQVHPDTGTSSKAMSIMNSFVNDIFERIAAXVSRLAQYNKRSTITNREIQTTVRILLPGELAKHAXSEGTKAVTKYTSSK, encoded by the exons ATGCcatcaaaaacgaaaagcaGCCAAAATAAGAGGAAGCGCAaagaatcatatgcaatttacattaacaaagtattaaaacaagtgcatcctgatactggtacctctagtaaagctatgagtatcatgaacagttttgttaatgatatttttgaacgtattgctgcttaAGTATCACGTTTAGCTCAATATAacaaacgttcaacaatcacaaatcgggaaattcaaaccacAGTTCGAATATTATTACcgggtgaattggcaaagcacg gtagtgaaggtactaaagctgtaacaaaatatacaagttcaaaataa